The window CGATGATCAGCAGACGCTGGTGCAGCAAATCAGGCTGAATATCCGCGCCCACCAACGTGGGAATACCCATCGCCCGTACGAGAATCGCCGCATGCGAGTTGGCGGCGCCGTCATACACGACAACACCCGCCAGCCGCTCTGGCGGTAGTTCCGCCAACAGCGTCGCCGTTAATTCGTCCGCCACGAGGATAAAGCGCTCAGGCCATTGCCCCATGATTTGCGCGTTATCATCAAGGTGAAACAACAGCCGCTGCCCGAGCGCGCGCAGATCGCCCGCACGTTCACGCAAGTAGGTATCCTGCAAATTGGTGAACTGCGCAGCAAAACGTTCGATCACCAGTTTCACAGCCCACTCTGCGGCATTGCCCGCATCCACTTCCTGAAAAAGTTCACGCTTGAGTCGCGCATCATTCAGCAAGTGCGAGTACAAATCGAAAATCGCCGCGCTCTCTTTCTGCGCACTGGCGCTAAACCGCTTGCTGAAGCGGCGAAATTCCGCCGTTGCGTCTTCCAGCGCCTGCGTTAAGCGAGAGCGTTCACGCTCGCTGTCCAGACTCGATGCAGGGAAAACCTGCTCCAGAGAAGGCTGGGTACAATCCTGCCAGCCAGGGGCAATCGCTACACCGGGGGCGGCCACCAGCGCTTTAACGCGCGTCTGACGGTATTGACCGAAGAGCGTTTTGATCTGCGAAAGGGAAAGAATCGCGGCCATCTGCGTGGCCAGCGTCACCATGAACGACTCTTCGTTTTTATCAAACTGACGATGTTCACGCTGCTGCACCACCAGTACGCCGAGCAGATGGCGACGGTGGATAATGGGAACACCAAGAAAAGAGCGGAAATGTTGCTCTTTCACGGCGGGGATATATTTGAAACTGGGATGAGCGCGAGCATCGGCCAGATTGATGGGCTCGGCACGTTGCCCGACCAGCCCAACAATACCTTGCCCAAACGCCAGCGTTACCGTGCGCCCGCGCGGCTTTTTCAACCCGCGCGTTGCCATCAGGTAATAGCATTGACGATCGTGATCGGCCAGATAAATGGAACAGACTTCCGTGTCCATAGCCTGACAGGTCTCATTGACCAGAATGTCCAGCGCATCACTAAGGCGGGCCGTTGCCGCAAC is drawn from Pectobacterium aroidearum and contains these coding sequences:
- the ptsP gene encoding phosphoenolpyruvate--protein phosphotransferase, with product MLTRLREIVENVAATARLSDALDILVNETCQAMDTEVCSIYLADHDRQCYYLMATRGLKKPRGRTVTLAFGQGIVGLVGQRAEPINLADARAHPSFKYIPAVKEQHFRSFLGVPIIHRRHLLGVLVVQQREHRQFDKNEESFMVTLATQMAAILSLSQIKTLFGQYRQTRVKALVAAPGVAIAPGWQDCTQPSLEQVFPASSLDSERERSRLTQALEDATAEFRRFSKRFSASAQKESAAIFDLYSHLLNDARLKRELFQEVDAGNAAEWAVKLVIERFAAQFTNLQDTYLRERAGDLRALGQRLLFHLDDNAQIMGQWPERFILVADELTATLLAELPPERLAGVVVYDGAANSHAAILVRAMGIPTLVGADIQPDLLHQRLLIIDGYRGELLVDPEPVLVQEYQRLLTEENELTRLAEGEMEQPAVLKSGERIQVMLNAGLSAEHEKRFINQVDGVGLYRTEIPFMLQSGFPSEDEQMAQYQSMLQLYPTRTVMLRTLDIGADKPLPYLPISEENPCLGWRGIRITLDQPEIFLIQVRAMLRANAHIGNLSILLPMISSLDEISEARRLIDQAAGEVEELLGFPQPKPRIGIMIEVPSMLFLLPHLASRIDFVSVGTNDLTQYLLAVDRNNAHVASLYDSLHPAMLQALNMIAVECERHNIPLSVCGEMAGEALGALLLTGLGYRSLSMNGRSVARIKYLLRQITLAESQALVQQLLGAQSAAEVRQWAAIFMEERGLGGLIRGGR